From a region of the Calliphora vicina chromosome 4, idCalVici1.1, whole genome shotgun sequence genome:
- the HPS1 gene encoding BLOC-3 complex member HPS1 produces MNGLIVFNSANDVVYQKLNLKLRNHIYEKAVTQGLLPEDLLKDGAASQQGNIDSNVLLQLFSPLINSQKIMHCQFDNCYAAIQCEHELNLVFGEVLGFQFLKISQDRLEYMQRQMGVLMSLAKHLHGPNLFASDVQEELFSKCMECYEDEIWDQDLILQVEALPRLLINTELRRAVKGSLDRALDCLRDSGHSRCHTLLFVGVKFVSINSTKNAMQLSPSDLLFLALLIRSLQKDSRGLNKTVAIFLQGLSQDPHSGCVPCIAHLNKLNKGVVLIQIVEYAPLPVACSLYDTLFVLQKIISIQMQGDAESLKPTYESLESFVRQSIDALKKAKLKGDDLESCLKKFSSKWENLKKMYNEFLKTYERDLIVRIESNIPSFQEDLKQLFTMACCDSSAINFQQLPEVASVVEGKLLEFSEFLAVKAERNISIEAYLEDFPGLIHFIYINRSSGLMISPDLKSTTPLIPNERLSEMLEFSRRHLKKGHSSVMWKDKSFNYAYFLWFEDQTTGSSKSVDLQKHFNASQHSVNAFKPNFEPGLLAGDYYHLLTEVCFPKTPANKIKCYELYCVHLGLVTATCAVEHSRRLVATIADVVGDDIF; encoded by the coding sequence atgaatggattaaTAGTATTTAATAGTGCCAACGAtgtggtgtatcaaaaactaaaTCTTAAGTTGCGaaatcatatttatgaaaagGCAGTTACACAGGGACTGTTACCTGAGGATTTGCTTAAGGATGGTGCAGCATCTCAGCAGGGAAATATCGACTCCAATGTATTGCTGCAGTTATTTAGTCCTCTGATAAATTCACAGAAAATAATGCATTGTCAGTTCGATAATTGCTACGCAGCTATACAATGTGAACATGAATTGAATTTAGTGTTTGGTGAAGTACttggttttcaatttttaaaaatttcacaagaCCGATTGGAATACATGCAACGACAAATGGGCGTACTTATGTCTTTAGCTAAACACCTGCATGGCCCCAATTTGTTTGCAAGCGACGTACAAGAAGAATTGTTTTCTAAATGTATGGAATGCTACGAGGATGAGATTTGGGATCAAGACTTGATTTTACAGGTAGAGGCATTGCCACGGTTATTGATTAATACTGAGCTGAGAAGAGCGGTAAAAGGAAGTTTAGACAGAGCACTGGATTGTCTAAGAGACAGTGGCCATTCGAGGTGTCATACCTTATTGTTTGTTGGTGTTAAATTTGTTTCCATCAATTCTACCAAAAATGCCATGCAATTGAGTCCTTCAGATCTGCTTTTTCTAGCTTTGTTGATACGTTCATTACAAAAGGATTCAAGAGGCCTAAATAAAACTGTAGCCATATTTCTGCAAGGCCTCAGCCAGGATCCACACTCCGGGTGTGTCCCGTGCATCGctcatttaaacaaattgaataaGGGCGTGGTTCTTATACAGATTGTTGAATACGCTCCTTTACCGGTGGCCTGTAGTTTATATGACACGCTATTTGTATTgcagaaaataatttcaattcaaatgcaAGGAGATGCAGAGTCTTTGAAGCCAACATACGAATCATTGGAGTCATTCGTCAGGCAATCGATAGATGCCCTCAAGAAAGCCAAACTTAAAGGAGACGATTTGGAAAGTTGtctgaaaaaattttcttcaaaatgggaaaatttaaagaaaatgtataatgaatttctCAAGACGTATGAAAGAGATTTGATTGTACGTATCGAGTCGAATATTCCATCGTTCCAAGAAGATCTCAAACAATTATTTACAATGGCCTGTTGCGATTCATCAGCCATTAATTTCCAGCAATTACCCGAAGTAGCATCAGTGGTGGAAGGCAAACTTTTGGAATTTTCCGAGTTTCTAGCGGTCAAAGCCGAAAGGAATATATCCATAGAAGCCTATTTGGAAGATTTCCCAGGTCTTATACACTTCATCTACATAAATCGTTCTTCAGGACTGATGATTTCACCTGACCTGAAGTCCACCACTCCACTTATACCGAATGAAAGACTTTCGGAGATGTTGGAATTTTCTCGCCGACATTTGAAAAAAGGACACTCATCTGTGATGTGGAAGGATAAGTCTTTTAATTACGCCTACTTCCTCTGGTTCGAAGACCAAACGACTGGCTCTTCAAAATCTGTAGATCTTCAAAAACATTTCAATGCCTCACAACATTCCGTTAATGCATTCAAACCAAATTTTGAGCCCGGTTTGCTGGCTGGCGACTACTATCATCTACTGACAGAGGTGTGTTTTCCAAAGACAccagcaaataaaataaaatgttatgaattgtaTTGCGTACATTTAGGCCTAGTTACGGCCACATGTGCCGTTGAGCATTCCAGACGTTTGGTGGCAACAATTGCCGATGTAGTTGGTgatgacattttttaa
- the U3-55K gene encoding U3 small nucleolar RNA-interacting protein 2, translating to MSSSFFLKKEAKNSKKRKFQVGQSSGAGAKGKNKVKSNDPPAKKRPQKDDEEIASDDEYESGLEGAPNLVFSSDEAEEETPQDKRLRLAKQYLEEIQKQEADKDEERELHDQVSHRLQTEYLDSVGKLRRNIAASIESYDSENLVKLKHKKQHLPMCSLALSSDGEYLFTGAKTQFVLKWNLKTSRIEGSFDVQAHNEDANVDIKRRSHVIAMCLSSDFRFLALAEGGKTIQIWCPKEMKHLKTFQGHRDVVTSLVFRKDSHELYSASRDRSVKIWSLDEMAYIETLFGHQAGITGIDALSRERAITSGGSDCTLRIWKITEESQLIYNGHHGSIENVRFINDENFISSGVDGSLGLWTALKKKPLYTENLTHGVQSNGEPNWITAIACVVNTDLIASGSFDGFIRLWQCAENNRKLKLVLKIPVEGFVNSLVFNSNGTKLYAAVGQEHKWGRWWRQPQAKNHIIVIDLIRSTTSNENKGKSK from the exons atgtcGTCATcattctttttgaaaaaagaagcGAAAAACAGTAAAAAACGAAAG tttCAAGTTGGACAATCTTCAGGTGCTGGCGCCAAAggtaaaaataaagtaaaatccAATGATCCTCCCGCTAAGAAAAGACCCCAAAAAGACGATGAAGAAATTGCTAGTGATGATGAATACGAAAGTGGTTTAGAGGGAGCACCCAATTTAGTGTTTTCTTCCGATGAAGCAGAGGAAGAAACTCCTCAAGATAAAAGACTTCGTTTAGCTAAACAATACCTGGAAGAAATTCAAAAACAAGAAGCTGACAAAGATGAAGAAAGAGAACTTCATGATCAGGTTTCACACAGACTGCAAACAGAATATTTAGACAGTGTTGGCAAGCTTCGCAGAAATATTGCGGCGTCCATAGAAAGTTACGATTCAGAAAATCTTGTTAAATTGAAACATAAAAAGCAACATTTGCCTATGTGTTCTCTGGCTCTATCCTCAGATGGCGAATATTTATTTACGGGAGCCAAAACTCAATTCGTTTTAAAGTGGAATTTAAAAACTAGTCGTATTGAGGGATCATTCGATGTACAGGCACACAATGAAGATGCAAATGTGGACATTAAGCGAAGATCACACGTTATAGCTATGTGTCTGTCAAGTGATTTTCGTTTCCTAGCATTAGCTGAAGGTGGCAAAACTATACAAATTTGGTGCCCCAAAGAAATGAAACATTTGAAAACCTTTCAAGGCCATCGAGATGTTGTGACTTCTTTGGTGTTTCGTAAAGACTCCCATGAACTATATTCCGCATCCCGGGACAGATCTGTTAAGATTTGGTCATTAGATGAAATGGCATACATAGAAACACT gttTGGCCACCAGGCTGGTATTACCGGTATAGATGCATTATCCCGTGAACGTGCTATAACCTCAGGCGGTTCTGATTGTACTCTAAGAATTTGGAAGATTACCGAAGAGTCTCAATTGATTTACAATGGACATCATGGCAGCATAGAAAATGTTAGATTCATCAATGATGAAAACTTTATATCTTCGGGTGTTGATGG aTCATTGGGACTGTGGACAGCGTTAAAGAAAAAACCACTGTATACTGAAAACCTAACACATGGTGTACAATCTAATGGAGAACCAAATTGGATCACAGCTATTGCGTGTGTTGTTAATACTGACTTAATAGCTTCTG GTTCATTTGATGGATTTATTCGACTATGGCAGTGCGCGGAAAATAACCGCaaattgaaattagttttaaaaataccCGTAGAAGGTTTTGTgaatagtttagtttttaattcaaatggaACCAAACTTTATGCCGCAGTTGGCCAAGAGCATAAATGGGGTCGCTGGTGGCGTCAACCTCAAGCTAAAAATCACATTATTGTTATCGATTTAATAAGATCAACTACGTCAAATGAAAACAAAGGAAAAAGTAAATGA